One region of Streptomyces sp. CG4 genomic DNA includes:
- a CDS encoding AAA family ATPase, protein MFTSVDDVSARLAETGYLASPAVATTVFLAGRLGKPLLVEGPAGVGKTELAKAVAQVAGARLVRLQCYEGVDESRALYEWNHAKQLLRISAGRDENWDDTRTDIFSEEFLLPRPLLTAIRGDEPTVLLIDETDKADVEMEGLLLEVLSDFQITVPELGTVTATRRPFVVLTSNAGRELSEALRRRCLFLHIGFPEEELERRIVRLKVPGLGAALTESVVRVVGALRAMDLRKVPSVAETIDWARTLLALGADTLDETVVRDSLGVILKHQDDIQKAAAKLDLDAL, encoded by the coding sequence TTGTTCACGTCCGTCGACGACGTCTCCGCCCGCCTCGCCGAGACCGGCTACCTGGCCTCGCCCGCCGTCGCCACGACCGTGTTCCTCGCCGGCCGGCTGGGCAAGCCGCTGCTGGTGGAGGGCCCCGCCGGGGTCGGCAAGACCGAGCTGGCCAAGGCCGTCGCCCAGGTGGCCGGGGCCCGGCTGGTGCGGCTGCAGTGCTACGAGGGCGTGGACGAGTCCCGGGCGCTGTACGAGTGGAACCACGCCAAGCAACTGCTGCGGATCAGCGCCGGCCGCGACGAGAACTGGGACGACACCCGCACCGACATCTTCAGCGAGGAGTTCCTGCTCCCCCGCCCGCTGCTCACCGCCATCCGCGGCGACGAGCCCACGGTGCTGCTGATCGACGAGACCGACAAGGCCGACGTCGAGATGGAGGGGCTGCTCCTGGAGGTGCTCAGCGACTTCCAGATCACGGTCCCGGAGCTGGGCACCGTCACCGCGACCCGCCGCCCCTTCGTGGTCCTCACCTCCAACGCCGGCCGGGAGCTGTCCGAGGCACTGCGCCGCCGCTGTCTGTTCCTGCACATCGGCTTCCCGGAGGAGGAGCTGGAGCGGCGGATCGTACGGCTGAAGGTGCCGGGCCTCGGCGCCGCGCTGACCGAGTCGGTGGTGCGGGTGGTCGGGGCGCTGCGCGCGATGGACCTGCGCAAGGTGCCGTCCGTCGCCGAGACCATCGACTGGGCGCGCACCCTGCTGGCCCTGGGCGCCGACACCCTGGACGAGACGGTCGTACGGGACAGCCTCGGGGTGATCCTCAAGCATCAGGACGACATCCAGAAGGCGGCGGCGAAGCTCGATCTGGACGCGCTGTGA